A single window of Salvelinus namaycush isolate Seneca chromosome 11, SaNama_1.0, whole genome shotgun sequence DNA harbors:
- the phb2a gene encoding prohibitin-2a isoform X1 → MVNKEPGGLLEQLRQIAGRMGSGPRGAGLGVKLLIGAGALAYGVKETTYTVEGGQRAIIFNRIGGMQMDTVLAEGLHFRIPWFQYPVIYDIRARPRKISSLTGSKDLQMVNIALRVLSRPVASNLPAMYQRLGKDYDEKVLPSIVNEVLKSVVAKFNASQLITQRAQVSLMIRRELFERAKDFNIILDDVAITELSFSREYTAAVEAKQVAQQEAQRAFFYVEKALQDQRQKIIQAEGEAEAAKMLGEAVTKNPGYLKLRKIRAAQNIAKTVATSQNKVYLSADNLVLNLQDNTSNSFSNLSRLGEIGWTSPEIISKAVQETLPEIEEELKTPETASVPVTLPGIEEELKSPETASVPVTLPGIEEELKTPETASVPAMLPGIEEQHVSKSPDIVSMAAPKIEEEHELKFHEMVVVPETWSEAGEYLVPHIAAAGPGDVEQNGEA, encoded by the exons ATGGTGAATAAAGAGCCCGGT GGTTTGCTAGAGCAGTTGAGGCAGATTGCTGGCAGAATGGGCTCTGGTCCAAGGGGTGCAGGTCTCGGGGTCAAGCTGCTTATAGGGGCAGGAGCACTTGCCTATGGAGTCAAGGAAACCACATACACAG TGGAAGGTGGTCAGAGGGCCATCATCTTCAACAGGATTGGTGGGATGCAGATGGACACGGTACTTGCTGAGGGGCTCCACTTTAG GATACCATGGTTCCAGTACCCTGTCATCTATGACATAAGGGCGAGACCAAGAAAGATATCGTCCCTAACCGGAAGCAAAG ACCTGCAGATGGTGAACATCGCCCTGCGTGTGCTGTCCCGTCCTGTGGCCTCCAACCTGCCTGCCATGTACCAGCGGCTGGGCAAGGATTACGATGAGAAGGTGCTGCCCTCCATCGTCAATGAGGTGCTGAAGAGTGTGGTGGCCAAGTTCAACGCCTCGCAGCTCATCACACAGAGAGCTCAG GTGTCCCTGATGATTCGGCGGGAGCTCTTTGAACGGGCCAAGGACTTCAACATCATCCTGGACGATGTGGCCATCACCGAGCTGAGCTTCAGCAGGGAGTACACTGCCGCGGTGGAAGCAAAGCAAGTCG CCCAGCAGGAGGCGCAGAGGGCCTTCTTCTATGTGGAGAAAGCCTTGCAGGACCAGAGGCAGAAGATCATCCAGGCTGAAGGAGAGGCAGAGGCTGCTAAAATG TTGGGTGAGGCGGTGACAAAGAACCCTGGCTACCTGAAACTCCGGAAGATCCGAGCGGCTCAGAACATTGCCAAGACG GTGGCAACATCGCAGAACAAGGTGTACCTGAGTGCAGATAACCTGGTGTTGAACCTCCAGGACAACACAAGCAACAGCTTCAGCAA TTTGAGCAGGTTGGGAGAAATAGGCTGGACGAGCCCTGAGATAATCAGCAAGGCTGTTCAAGAGACGCTTCCAGAGATTGAGGAAGAATTGAAGACCCCTGAGACAGCCAGTGTTCCTGTGACGCTTCCAGGGATTGAGGAAGAATTGAAGAGCCCTGAGACAGCCAGTGTTCCTGTGACGCTTCCAGGGATTGAGGAAGAATTGAAGACCCCTGagacagccagtgtccctgcgaTGCTTCCAGGGATTGAGGAACAACATGTCTCGAAGAGCCCTGATATTGTCAGCATGGCTGCTCCAAAGATTGAGGAAGAACATGAATTGAAGTTCCATGAGATGGTCGTTGTTCCAGAGACATGGAGTGAGGCAGGAGAATACCTGGTCCCCCATATTGCGGCGGCGGGTCCCGGGGACGTGGAGCAAAATGGCGAGGCTTAA
- the phb2a gene encoding prohibitin-2a isoform X2, protein MVNKEPGGLLEQLRQIAGRMGSGPRGAGLGVKLLIGAGALAYGVKETTYTVEGGQRAIIFNRIGGMQMDTVLAEGLHFRIPWFQYPVIYDIRARPRKISSLTGSKDLQMVNIALRVLSRPVASNLPAMYQRLGKDYDEKVLPSIVNEVLKSVVAKFNASQLITQRAQVSLMIRRELFERAKDFNIILDDVAITELSFSREYTAAVEAKQVAQQEAQRAFFYVEKALQDQRQKIIQAEGEAEAAKMLGEAVTKNPGYLKLRKIRAAQNIAKTVATSQNKVYLSADNLVLNLQDNTSNSFSNLSLPR, encoded by the exons ATGGTGAATAAAGAGCCCGGT GGTTTGCTAGAGCAGTTGAGGCAGATTGCTGGCAGAATGGGCTCTGGTCCAAGGGGTGCAGGTCTCGGGGTCAAGCTGCTTATAGGGGCAGGAGCACTTGCCTATGGAGTCAAGGAAACCACATACACAG TGGAAGGTGGTCAGAGGGCCATCATCTTCAACAGGATTGGTGGGATGCAGATGGACACGGTACTTGCTGAGGGGCTCCACTTTAG GATACCATGGTTCCAGTACCCTGTCATCTATGACATAAGGGCGAGACCAAGAAAGATATCGTCCCTAACCGGAAGCAAAG ACCTGCAGATGGTGAACATCGCCCTGCGTGTGCTGTCCCGTCCTGTGGCCTCCAACCTGCCTGCCATGTACCAGCGGCTGGGCAAGGATTACGATGAGAAGGTGCTGCCCTCCATCGTCAATGAGGTGCTGAAGAGTGTGGTGGCCAAGTTCAACGCCTCGCAGCTCATCACACAGAGAGCTCAG GTGTCCCTGATGATTCGGCGGGAGCTCTTTGAACGGGCCAAGGACTTCAACATCATCCTGGACGATGTGGCCATCACCGAGCTGAGCTTCAGCAGGGAGTACACTGCCGCGGTGGAAGCAAAGCAAGTCG CCCAGCAGGAGGCGCAGAGGGCCTTCTTCTATGTGGAGAAAGCCTTGCAGGACCAGAGGCAGAAGATCATCCAGGCTGAAGGAGAGGCAGAGGCTGCTAAAATG TTGGGTGAGGCGGTGACAAAGAACCCTGGCTACCTGAAACTCCGGAAGATCCGAGCGGCTCAGAACATTGCCAAGACG GTGGCAACATCGCAGAACAAGGTGTACCTGAGTGCAGATAACCTGGTGTTGAACCTCCAGGACAACACAAGCAACAGCTTCAGCAA TTTATCGTTGCCGAGGTAA